One Scophthalmus maximus strain ysfricsl-2021 chromosome 7, ASM2237912v1, whole genome shotgun sequence genomic window, AAGGCCAACCGGCCAATCAGGCTGCGGGAAGGCGAGTGCGATGTCGCACGCCGATTCGTCCACTTCAGGGGAACATCGGTGATTGGATTGGCCGAGAACCGCCACGTCCTCAAAGTCAACAAAACCCCGTTCATTGAAAAATCTTACCCTAAATAACAAGCTGCACAGTTAACGTCCCCAAAACGGTACTTTACCCTTCTcattatagtaataataaacgcaataaagtgcagcagcagagttatttatttaattcatttacagttcttaaaaaaaatgaaaaggtaaaagTGTCTGGCTGACAAACATTTCCATACTAAACAAATGCTCAATGCAAAACAATGCaccaacataaacaaaacaataacaatgaaagaaaaaaaaaacactgaatacatttttttttaaaggatttaatGAGCCCAATTTacttaaataagaaataaaacaacattgatTATTTTGGGGTGAACGCTATAAATCCATCACTTGAAATCAATTTATTACACATCAgagaatatttttcatattcttaaGTCAAGTTGCCCTctcatttattcaaatgtgtaGAGCACATCTCTATTCAAATGTGTAGAGCACATCAGAAATCTGATTGCAGTTCCAGCAGATTTctgtctagagctgcaactacaACTCATTACTTACTATGCATCTAACATctaaaacaggaaaacatacCCAGTGAAATTTACTACATTTTTGTCCAGACAAAAGGCCTAAATTGAGTTTactacaaatgtaaaataaagacACAATGGACAGCACTTCCTACGACCAAGCTGAGGCTTTCGATCACAGTTCTGTAACTGTCCAGTCCCAAGACCCCTAGATCTGAAAGAAATGGATTTACCTGATGGAATaccattttgtcatttttatggtGTGTGGTAGATAAAATTATCCTGTTTCTGAGGCTCAGTGAAGATGAGgtagtatatatttttctggaAGTAATGTGAAACATTGTACAAGACTTACAGTATAACGTCTCCTTGTTACAGATCAACTGTAAATCCAACTGTCTTTGTAGGAGTCACGCACAGCCTCACAAATGCTGGTGTTTGTATGGGCGCATAGCAAGGTCCTAATGCTGCGAAGCCTCTACCTCTTGACCTCCTGCTGATTCCACCAAATCTGTGTTGTCCATCTCTTCTGTCTCAGCCAGGtggttgtcattttttttcttggtggGACCGACAGGTTGTGTCCTTCTGTTCACCACTTCCTGCTgggactaaataaaaaaagacaaaaagctgaTTCTTTGACAAGCTGTAGATAAAAAAGGCAGCATTAAATTAAAGCAGTTGCCCCAAACACAATAGCGATATTACTATGTTgtttataataatacataatatttgTATAGCGCTTTTCACTTTCTCAAAGTTCGTGAAAAGCGAACTTTGAGAAAGTGATCACATCAGATTTTGCACCGTGATGAGTCTAGCTTTTCTGGCTGACCTGTGCTGGTttcaccctcttttttttcaatgaggaAGATTCGTTGCATCATCAGCTTCTTCACAGTGTGGCACATGTACTTGAGCTCTGGACCGGTGTCTGCCTGTCCTGCACACATATGtcaaaaggaagaagaaaataagagagacaaaaacacacaaaaaactaacTAACTGAAACTCTGCAAATAACACAGTACATGCTCAGAGCAGAGCCTTACCTTTCTTTGGTCCCTCCTCGAACAGCACACAAGTTCCCAATGAGTCTTTCAAAAgatagaattaaaaaatgtattcaggaCTTCATGGAGGCTTTCAGTTATGGCAAATATTGTCGgcacaatttgatttttttatctgtatgtacattttaattgaTAATATCTGTCTATTTCCATATTACTGAAACCATGGCAGTCAATCATAAATCTGCAGTTCAGGTTAGAGATTCTTTTGAGCTTGTGTAAAGTGACgtgttttcaacaaaacaacCTGCTTCAAGAAAAGGGCAAAGAGGAGCATGTGGactatatgtgtgtattttttttaaggttaatTCTTACCTTCATATTCTCCTGCAAACACATACTGTCCGAACTGCATCATGGGCTTCTCGCTGTCAATATCCTTGAAacacaaatggtaaaaaaactaaaccagtGAATCTGCAACTAGAGGCTGGAAGGAACGTCTGTCTCATTTTCATGCACAGTGGTTCAGCTTCTTCCCTTTCATCCCCCTGACACAACTCACCAGTATCTTGCATGTGCCCCGACACTTCGACAGGAAGTCGTTATTGATTATACCGGAGAGCTCCACCACAACAAGTTGttcctaaacacacacacacacacacacacacacacacacacacacacacacacaaggtgcaAAAATGCATCAAACAATTTTGATTTTGCACCAGGTGAAAGAGCAGAtagaagagaaacaaataaaaagcgTCACAACACTTACAGGGGTTTGACACAATATTTATATAGAACGCGAATGAATTAACTGTGtgcttcactcacacactctggcTAAAATCAAAAGCCCCATCACGTCTGTTGAAGTCAATAAATCCACAAATGCTGAGATTTAAACTAGTTGTCAAGTCTCTTCTAATCCGCAGCTAACGAGTTAGCAACATGAAGCTCGTGTTGCTCGTGTTAtccagtatatatattttcattacatACCTCCTCTTCCCATTCATCTTCCATGATCGAGGACCTGGAATAAAGAGACGAAGAGACAGTTTAATTAAAAGAGGAACTCGTGGAAATATTATCCAGAGAAAACTGCCGCAAAAATATCTTCCTATGTGATGGTTCCGATGACTTCCGCGAATGTACGGTGCCCGAGAGGGCCCATACATAGACGTTTTTTTTAGCCTCGTCTGTTTTCAGTTACAGGTCCAGACCATCAAGGGGCGCTGTTGCTCAGTAATACAGGCATGTTTTGCAGCTGAGCCgaatctgtttgtctgtctgtctgtctgtgactggaTCTAAATACCGTCTACCTGTGGGGACACTCATCTACATCTTACATCAATGTTATTAATGTTTATGGCCATTACCGGagtgatgagatgagatgagatgaaatgagacgATATACTTTGTTCATCCCCAAGGGGAAATTAATCTGTTAACGGcagaggcaaaaaacaaaacaaaaggaaacacacacatcaactcaacccccccccccccccccccccccaggtaagaacaaaaactaaaactaaacagaaacagtcacacaaacaggatTCCAGATGAGAAAAGCTACTGACTCAAAGTCTTTATTACATCTTTGCCTGAATCATTAATCATAGTGCACAGACAGGAAAAATATTACGAACAGAGCCTTggtgatatgaacatatatGTGAGAATCTACAGaagaagattcttttttttagttttgctcTGTTTGGACAGGGGTGAATTTCTGGGCCTTGCTTATTGTGATCTGTGACATATCATTGAGGTTTTAGCCAGAACTAGAACAAATCTGTTCCTCACGATTGATAAACAAAAAATCCACttcaaattgtttaattacaatattatttaaatgtattaagtAAATGTTAAATCAAGATGATACAGAATTGATGAGCGAAAGATGTTTGGTGATCAAGCAAAGAAGTTTCATCAGTTTTATTAGGGGTTTTGAATTATCCAGTATTCTTCTTATGACATAGAATTTTGGCAAacatcatatatgtatatacatacacacacacatatacgcacatatatataatttatttaaaattacacacacacacacacactagcacgcacgcacacacacaaacacgcacgccaacacataaaacatttttaaccgTCCAGATTAATAATCACACTTATCAATTGATCCTTATAGGAAATATCTCTCTTTGCTCCCTGACCCCGGGTCAGAGATCAGGGGCAACTGAGGGGCAGCACCCCTGGAGCTGGCTGGAATGTCATCATCCTGCTCAGGACGTCTGCAGGAAGGACGTTTCTTTCTCACGGAGTCCTCCACTTGAGGGACCATTTTGAAAAACAGGACAGTTGTTATAAATGTCATaaatttcataaataaataaaatatattcatacaaaATCTACTAGGTCATTTATCATCTATACTATCAAGTGCATTTTACACATATCGTACATATGATATTTGCTCCGATGAATTTagattttgctttttgtttgaaaGACA contains:
- the gtf3c6 gene encoding general transcription factor 3C polypeptide 6 — encoded protein: MEDEWEEEEQLVVVELSGIINNDFLSKCRGTCKILDIDSEKPMMQFGQYVFAGEYEDSLGTCVLFEEGPKKGQADTGPELKYMCHTVKKLMMQRIFLIEKKEGETSTVPAGSGEQKDTTCRSHQEKK